One genomic segment of Spirochaeta cellobiosiphila DSM 17781 includes these proteins:
- a CDS encoding patatin-like phospholipase family protein, whose translation MKQKALVVEGGGMRGVFAAGVLDSFLLNNLKDFDFCLGVSAGSTNLSSWMSNQLKRSYRVIVDYSCRPDFINKKRAFTGGSMMDLDWLWDITLKEIPYDFDTFSKQECTFYIVVTPEDTGIAEYIRADKDNLIQLLKGSCALPLAYRGQALYNNRRMFDGGVADPIPVKKAYEMGARNITVVLSQKAGYRKKKSKLSKPLSKIIYRSEGIRNAMNIRDEVYNESLDFINNPPSDCTIHTIAPSDDFDVSRMTIDINKLEAGYSIGLEAGKAYKESLSLI comes from the coding sequence ATGAAACAAAAAGCTTTGGTTGTCGAAGGTGGAGGAATGCGTGGTGTATTTGCCGCTGGAGTCTTGGATTCTTTTCTTCTCAATAATCTTAAGGACTTTGATTTTTGCTTAGGAGTGTCTGCTGGATCGACGAACCTATCGAGCTGGATGTCTAACCAACTTAAGCGAAGTTATCGAGTAATTGTTGATTACTCCTGTCGCCCAGATTTTATTAATAAAAAGCGTGCTTTCACTGGCGGAAGTATGATGGATCTTGATTGGTTATGGGATATCACTCTTAAAGAGATCCCCTATGACTTTGATACCTTTTCAAAACAAGAATGTACTTTTTATATTGTTGTAACACCGGAAGATACGGGTATTGCAGAATACATTCGAGCGGATAAAGATAATTTGATCCAGCTATTAAAAGGTTCTTGTGCCCTGCCCTTAGCTTATAGAGGACAAGCGCTCTACAATAACAGAAGAATGTTTGATGGAGGAGTCGCTGATCCCATACCAGTTAAAAAAGCCTACGAAATGGGAGCGAGAAACATTACAGTTGTCCTTTCCCAAAAAGCAGGTTATCGCAAGAAAAAATCAAAGCTTTCCAAACCATTATCCAAAATCATCTATAGAAGCGAGGGGATTAGGAATGCTATGAACATACGAGATGAAGTGTACAATGAATCTTTAGATTTCATTAACAATCCTCCATCAGATTGTACAATACACACTATTGCCCCTTCCGATGATTTTGATGTGTCCCGCATGACCATTGATATCAATAAACTGGAAGCTGGTTATAGTATTGGTCTGGAAGCAGGAAAAGCATACAAAGAGAGCCTTTCCTTAATCTAG
- a CDS encoding trans-sulfuration enzyme family protein: MKKQRFQTKAVRTKVESSQYGEFSSPIYMTSGYQFEDAEDARARFTGEKDDNIYSRYSNPSVSEFILKLASLEGAEDGIGTSSGMAAVFGTFAGLLNAGDHFIASRSLFGSTVSVINQILPRWNITASLVDPSNPDSWTSQITTRTKLFYLETPTNPVLDLIDLELVSEFCKKNKLIMVVDNCFASPYVQQPLIWGADIVLHSATKYIDGQGRSMGGAILGKSELLEPIRFFCRQTGPALSPFNAWVLSKSLETLPVRMRAHSENALEIAKRLEVHPLVNWVKYPHLPSHPAYSVGVKQMKTGGGMVAFEIKGGVEQGRKFLDHLKMFSLVANLGDSRSIATHPASTTHSKLSEQERLAANITNGSIRLSIGLEDVEDIWEDLQQALQQK, translated from the coding sequence ATGAAAAAGCAACGGTTTCAAACTAAAGCTGTAAGAACAAAAGTCGAAAGTAGTCAGTATGGAGAGTTCTCTTCCCCTATCTATATGACTTCTGGCTACCAATTTGAAGATGCGGAAGATGCACGTGCTAGATTTACAGGGGAGAAGGATGACAACATATATTCTCGTTACTCAAATCCTTCCGTGTCTGAGTTCATCCTCAAGTTGGCGAGTTTGGAAGGTGCTGAAGACGGTATTGGTACCTCTTCAGGTATGGCGGCTGTCTTCGGAACCTTTGCTGGTTTATTAAATGCAGGTGATCATTTTATTGCTTCCCGAAGTTTGTTTGGTTCTACTGTTTCTGTGATTAATCAGATACTTCCGAGATGGAACATAACCGCATCTCTAGTGGATCCTTCCAACCCTGATTCCTGGACCAGTCAAATCACCACAAGGACGAAACTCTTCTATCTGGAAACACCAACAAATCCAGTATTAGATTTAATAGATTTAGAATTAGTATCTGAATTTTGTAAGAAAAATAAATTGATTATGGTTGTTGATAATTGTTTCGCTAGTCCCTATGTTCAGCAACCACTTATCTGGGGTGCTGATATTGTCCTTCATTCTGCAACTAAATATATCGATGGACAGGGGCGATCTATGGGAGGAGCTATACTTGGCAAGTCAGAACTTCTAGAACCTATTCGCTTTTTTTGTCGTCAGACAGGACCTGCTTTAAGTCCCTTCAATGCCTGGGTATTAAGCAAAAGTCTAGAAACCCTTCCTGTCCGAATGAGGGCTCACAGTGAAAATGCATTAGAGATCGCCAAAAGACTTGAAGTACATCCTCTAGTGAACTGGGTTAAGTACCCGCACCTTCCCTCCCATCCTGCTTACTCTGTTGGGGTTAAGCAAATGAAAACAGGAGGGGGTATGGTGGCCTTTGAGATAAAGGGAGGTGTCGAACAGGGCCGCAAGTTTTTAGACCATTTGAAAATGTTCAGTCTGGTAGCTAATCTTGGTGATTCTAGATCTATTGCGACTCATCCTGCTTCCACAACTCATTCTAAACTATCAGAACAGGAACGCTTAGCAGCGAATATAACAAATGGATCCATACGATTAAGTATAGGATTAGAGGATGTGGAAGACATATGGGAAGATCTTCAACAAGCTCTTCAACAAAAATAG
- the cysM gene encoding cysteine synthase CysM gives MNYLTVKDIIGNTPLIKLQKLGSGKNTLLVKLEGNNPAGSVKDRPAYNMIVKAEEEKLIQPGDTLVEATSGNTGIALAMAAAIKGYKYKLIMPENSSKERIAIMKAYGAEVILTPASKGMEGAIDLADEMASRKQAIKLDQFGNYHNPEAHYLSTGPEIWKQTNGEVSHFFATMGTTGTLVGTTRYLKEKKPSLISIGVQPLEGANIPGIRKWAKEYLPKIYSGDQIDSIQYVSQEEAEDITRKMASQEGIFCGISAGGNVAAALKVDSQVTGQTLVIILPDRGDKYLSTGVFPV, from the coding sequence ATGAATTACTTGACGGTTAAAGATATAATCGGGAATACACCCCTAATTAAATTACAAAAACTGGGTTCAGGTAAAAACACTCTTTTAGTCAAACTCGAAGGAAACAACCCTGCCGGATCAGTTAAAGATCGCCCGGCTTACAACATGATTGTTAAAGCAGAAGAAGAAAAACTTATACAACCTGGAGACACTTTAGTTGAAGCCACTAGTGGAAATACAGGCATAGCCCTAGCTATGGCTGCAGCTATAAAAGGTTACAAGTACAAGCTTATAATGCCTGAAAACTCAAGTAAAGAACGAATCGCCATCATGAAAGCCTATGGAGCAGAAGTCATTCTGACACCGGCATCAAAAGGTATGGAGGGAGCCATAGATCTAGCAGATGAAATGGCATCTCGTAAGCAGGCAATCAAGCTTGATCAGTTTGGCAATTATCACAATCCAGAGGCTCACTACCTGAGTACTGGACCAGAGATATGGAAACAGACTAATGGAGAAGTATCCCACTTCTTTGCTACCATGGGAACAACAGGAACCTTAGTAGGAACAACACGATATCTAAAAGAAAAAAAGCCCTCCCTAATATCCATAGGAGTACAACCTTTAGAAGGTGCTAATATACCAGGGATACGAAAATGGGCAAAAGAATATTTACCTAAAATCTATTCAGGTGATCAAATAGACTCAATACAGTATGTATCCCAGGAAGAAGCAGAAGATATAACCAGAAAGATGGCTTCTCAGGAAGGAATCTTCTGCGGAATCAGTGCAGGTGGTAATGTAGCAGCAGCACTCAAGGTAGACAGCCAGGTTACAGGACAAACACTTGTTATAATTCTTCCAGATAGAGGTGATAAATACTTATCTACAGGCGTCTTTCCTGTGTAA
- a CDS encoding DMT family transporter, with protein sequence MKIKQHLLAILACLLWSSAFAVIKYALAYWQPLPLAGVRFFSAGLVLSPFILKEKKIKELFKIAIPLGFIQTALQYGAFTFGMNLVDGASGAIVVGIGPLAAAVLSHFYFHDDKMNKAKALTIGAGIFGVVILAIPKGFSANRDMFYLLGLLLLLISVLSSSFASILVAKKRDKNLNPFALNSLQFMLGGSFLILLTVLTNHNSFVLPHNTIFWAALGWLIFLSTGAFSLWYYLLADKDVKVSQLSFWKFIIPVFGALLSWVILPEEEPSLLSIVGILISGGAVLLYYLVPAKQK encoded by the coding sequence ATGAAAATAAAACAACACTTATTAGCCATCCTCGCTTGCCTTTTGTGGTCTTCAGCATTTGCAGTTATTAAATATGCCCTTGCTTATTGGCAACCCTTACCATTAGCTGGTGTCCGCTTCTTTTCTGCGGGGTTGGTTCTATCACCTTTTATCCTTAAGGAAAAAAAAATCAAAGAACTATTTAAGATTGCAATTCCTTTAGGGTTTATCCAAACAGCATTACAATATGGAGCCTTTACTTTTGGAATGAACCTAGTTGATGGAGCATCGGGAGCCATTGTGGTCGGGATTGGTCCTTTGGCCGCGGCGGTATTAAGTCATTTTTATTTTCACGATGACAAAATGAACAAAGCCAAAGCCTTGACCATTGGAGCTGGAATATTTGGTGTGGTAATATTAGCAATACCCAAAGGATTCTCCGCCAATAGAGACATGTTTTACCTATTAGGTCTTCTATTACTATTGATCTCTGTATTATCATCCTCATTTGCCAGTATTTTAGTGGCCAAGAAACGTGATAAGAACTTGAATCCCTTTGCGCTTAATTCCTTGCAGTTCATGTTGGGAGGGTCGTTTCTCATTCTGCTGACAGTCCTAACGAATCATAACAGTTTTGTTTTGCCCCATAATACAATATTCTGGGCTGCTTTAGGTTGGCTAATATTCCTCTCAACAGGCGCGTTTAGCCTATGGTATTACCTATTGGCTGATAAAGACGTCAAAGTATCCCAACTTAGTTTTTGGAAATTTATTATTCCAGTGTTTGGTGCTTTGCTTTCTTGGGTGATTCTCCCCGAAGAAGAACCTAGTTTATTAAGTATAGTAGGTATACTGATTAGTGGTGGAGCCGTCTTACTTTATTACCTCGTTCCAGCAAAACAAAAATAA
- the fldA gene encoding flavodoxin FldA, with amino-acid sequence MAKIGIFYGSTTGNTETVAEKIKELLAEADLQDISDASVKDFLDYDILLLGSSTWGMGDLQDDWEIKINELAKLDLTGKKIAFFGTGDQEGYPDTFVDSLGIIYEAIQSTGASFLGMVGPEGYNFDESKALVDGKFIGLPIDEDNQSDKTQERVEEWVGSLKAQM; translated from the coding sequence ATGGCAAAGATTGGGATTTTTTATGGTTCTACAACAGGAAATACAGAAACAGTTGCAGAAAAAATAAAAGAACTTTTAGCAGAAGCTGACTTGCAGGACATTAGTGATGCAAGTGTTAAAGACTTTTTAGATTATGACATCCTTCTCCTGGGATCCTCAACTTGGGGAATGGGTGATCTACAAGATGATTGGGAAATAAAAATAAATGAACTAGCAAAACTAGATTTAACAGGAAAGAAAATAGCTTTCTTCGGAACGGGTGATCAAGAAGGCTATCCAGACACCTTTGTAGATTCTCTTGGAATTATATATGAAGCTATCCAATCTACGGGAGCTTCTTTCCTAGGAATGGTGGGTCCTGAAGGATACAATTTTGATGAGTCTAAAGCTCTGGTTGATGGCAAGTTTATCGGTCTTCCTATAGATGAGGACAATCAATCAGACAAGACACAAGAACGAGTAGAAGAATGGGTGGGTTCCCTTAAAGCCCAAATGTAG
- a CDS encoding DUF2023 family protein — protein sequence MKILCHHIYELQKGLRNLVLHTIHKKELEKSIQKLENSHMAYVIQEVTPSRYNLFFGESECVELISQFIHKPLNEFTNEEDFILGTLLGYSRMEQCKRYLKRSTTKEEVCA from the coding sequence ATGAAAATACTATGTCACCACATTTATGAACTTCAAAAAGGTCTACGTAATCTCGTCCTTCATACAATTCACAAAAAAGAATTGGAGAAATCTATTCAAAAGTTGGAGAACTCACATATGGCTTATGTCATACAGGAAGTTACTCCCTCTAGATATAATCTCTTTTTTGGAGAATCGGAATGTGTTGAACTTATCAGTCAATTCATCCACAAACCACTAAACGAGTTCACAAATGAAGAGGACTTTATTCTGGGGACACTCTTAGGATATAGCAGAATGGAACAGTGCAAACGTTATCTAAAACGTAGTACAACAAAAGAGGAAGTTTGCGCTTAA
- a CDS encoding FeoA family protein, producing MNNTKAPEFPLLFAQDNDELIISNLRGGGEFKEKCISQALIPGQTIKMIRKAGEGPCLVMVNNTRVMISHGMLNRIMVQPN from the coding sequence ATGAACAATACAAAAGCACCAGAATTTCCATTACTATTTGCCCAGGATAATGATGAATTAATCATCAGTAATCTAAGAGGTGGTGGAGAATTTAAAGAAAAATGTATTAGCCAAGCATTGATTCCCGGTCAGACAATAAAAATGATACGAAAGGCAGGAGAAGGTCCCTGTCTTGTAATGGTCAACAATACTAGGGTTATGATTAGCCACGGAATGTTGAATCGTATCATGGTTCAGCCTAACTAA
- a CDS encoding FeoA family protein, with protein MATIQDLHVGDKVVISGYEKDNPTYRQKLLSMGLTRGTEVELTKVAPMGDPVEILVRGFKLSLRKEEAQILKFEEVSHE; from the coding sequence ATGGCGACCATTCAAGATCTCCACGTAGGAGATAAAGTCGTGATAAGCGGCTATGAAAAAGATAACCCCACTTATCGCCAAAAATTATTATCCATGGGCTTAACACGTGGAACAGAGGTAGAACTGACAAAGGTAGCCCCTATGGGTGATCCAGTAGAAATTCTCGTGAGAGGGTTTAAATTATCACTTCGTAAGGAAGAAGCACAAATACTCAAATTTGAAGAGGTCAGCCATGAGTAA
- the feoB gene encoding Fe(2+) transporter permease subunit FeoB, protein MSKTIALVGNPNCGKTTLFNGLTGGKIRTGNWPGVTVEKREGHFTYGEDKVTVVDLPGIYSFSAQSEDEKAARDYALSGEPSMIVNIIDATNLERNLYLTTQLIEMNVPVFLVLNMMDMAEKNKIQIDLKELSKTLSIPVIGISAVQNNDIKNVKEEILKALKNTKVSNSSVAYPNELEDSIAKLQSGLTKTAKDLGVDTRWVAIKILEDDSWVIEKTIANEEITHEVIDKEKNEIESILDDSVDIIAADARYGFIHGIAKQCIKRLENRQSTTDKIDKWVLNKFLGIPLFLGAMYLIFWLTITVGGAFIDFFDIFFGTIFVDGFGTLLTNIGSPEWLVVLLANGIGGGIQTVSTFIPIVFMMFFMLSLLEDSGYMARAAFVMDRFMRFIGLPGKSFVPLLVGFGCTVPAVMATRTLENKKDRLLTIFMAPFMSCGARLPVYALFVAAFFPKNGGLIVFSIYVAGIIFAVLTGLLMKNTLFRGEASYFVMELPPYHAPRLKHIIIHTWDRLKSFVLRSGKAIIIVVAILSLLNSISTKGTFGNEDSEDSLLAAIGKTITPVFTPMGIEKENWPATVGLFTGLFAKEAVVGTLNSLYGQLAAIESGEEEEEFDFWAGISDAFLSIPDALSGIWTAIADPLGLGVLSESDETALANEIGADSGLFQQMQKYFSKGPNQAYAYLLFILLYFPCVAAFGAVWKEAGPFLGSLNAAYLTLLGWIVSVTYYQVTVGHNLIMIGVAMLLLAFIIVGLYILGRKENKALVQ, encoded by the coding sequence ATGAGTAAGACAATCGCACTAGTTGGCAATCCGAACTGTGGTAAAACGACCTTATTCAACGGTTTAACTGGTGGTAAAATACGAACAGGAAACTGGCCTGGTGTTACCGTCGAGAAAAGAGAAGGACATTTTACTTATGGTGAAGATAAAGTAACTGTAGTGGATCTTCCGGGAATCTATTCCTTCTCTGCCCAGTCTGAAGATGAAAAAGCAGCGAGAGATTATGCGCTTAGTGGCGAACCTTCTATGATAGTGAACATCATTGATGCCACAAACCTGGAAAGGAATCTCTACCTCACAACACAACTTATTGAAATGAATGTGCCAGTATTCCTTGTGCTTAACATGATGGATATGGCTGAAAAGAATAAAATTCAAATAGATTTAAAAGAGCTTTCTAAGACTCTTTCTATACCTGTGATCGGCATATCTGCGGTTCAGAACAATGACATAAAAAATGTCAAAGAAGAAATACTCAAGGCACTTAAAAACACAAAAGTCTCAAACTCTTCTGTGGCTTATCCAAATGAACTAGAAGACAGCATCGCTAAGTTACAAAGTGGTCTAACTAAGACAGCCAAAGACTTAGGCGTTGATACACGATGGGTGGCCATCAAAATTCTTGAAGATGATAGTTGGGTAATAGAAAAAACTATAGCCAATGAAGAGATCACGCATGAAGTTATCGATAAAGAAAAAAATGAAATCGAATCAATTTTAGATGATTCCGTAGACATTATTGCAGCCGATGCCCGCTACGGCTTCATTCATGGTATCGCCAAACAATGTATTAAACGTTTAGAAAACAGACAATCCACAACAGATAAAATCGATAAGTGGGTCTTGAACAAGTTCCTTGGAATTCCTTTATTCCTAGGGGCTATGTACTTAATATTCTGGTTAACCATTACCGTAGGTGGAGCTTTCATTGACTTCTTTGATATCTTTTTTGGAACTATTTTTGTTGATGGCTTTGGCACTTTACTTACCAATATAGGTTCACCTGAATGGCTCGTTGTTTTATTAGCTAATGGTATTGGTGGAGGTATTCAAACAGTATCAACCTTTATTCCAATAGTATTCATGATGTTCTTTATGCTTTCTCTGCTTGAAGATAGTGGTTATATGGCACGAGCAGCCTTTGTTATGGATAGATTCATGCGATTTATTGGCTTACCAGGTAAGTCCTTTGTTCCTTTATTGGTTGGTTTCGGTTGTACTGTTCCTGCCGTAATGGCAACAAGAACTTTGGAAAATAAGAAAGATAGATTACTAACGATTTTCATGGCTCCCTTTATGTCCTGTGGTGCCAGGTTACCTGTATATGCATTATTCGTGGCGGCCTTTTTTCCTAAGAATGGCGGTTTAATTGTATTCTCTATCTATGTAGCAGGTATTATCTTTGCTGTACTGACTGGTTTACTAATGAAGAATACTTTATTTAGAGGAGAAGCTTCCTACTTTGTTATGGAACTCCCCCCCTATCACGCACCTAGACTAAAGCATATTATTATTCATACCTGGGATAGGTTAAAATCTTTTGTTTTACGATCTGGAAAAGCCATTATAATCGTCGTTGCCATCTTGAGTTTACTTAATTCGATTAGTACAAAAGGTACTTTTGGTAATGAAGATAGTGAAGACTCGCTTTTGGCTGCCATTGGTAAAACGATCACACCTGTGTTCACACCTATGGGAATTGAAAAAGAAAACTGGCCTGCTACAGTAGGACTTTTTACAGGACTATTTGCTAAAGAAGCAGTAGTAGGAACATTGAACTCTCTATATGGACAGCTAGCAGCCATCGAATCTGGTGAAGAAGAAGAGGAGTTTGACTTCTGGGCGGGAATCAGTGATGCCTTCTTGTCCATACCTGATGCACTATCCGGTATATGGACAGCCATTGCAGATCCTCTAGGATTAGGTGTTCTTTCAGAATCAGACGAAACAGCGCTTGCTAATGAGATTGGTGCAGATTCTGGGTTATTCCAGCAAATGCAAAAGTATTTTTCAAAAGGTCCAAATCAAGCTTATGCTTACCTTTTGTTTATTTTACTCTACTTCCCTTGTGTTGCGGCCTTTGGTGCTGTATGGAAAGAAGCAGGCCCCTTCCTTGGTTCGTTAAACGCTGCATATTTAACCCTATTAGGTTGGATAGTCTCAGTCACATACTACCAAGTCACAGTAGGACATAATCTTATAATGATTGGCGTTGCCATGCTGCTATTGGCCTTCATCATAGTTGGTTTGTATATTCTAGGAAGAAAAGAGAACAAAGCCTTAGTCCAATAA
- a CDS encoding FeoC-like transcriptional regulator yields MLVKEVRSFLRDHKEASLLQIVGMLKEDKEMVRLSLHLLQQRHLVEEYKVPLPCKSCNCGSSCDEKDSVYYKWVG; encoded by the coding sequence ATGTTAGTGAAAGAAGTAAGAAGTTTCCTAAGAGATCATAAAGAAGCCTCTCTATTACAAATCGTGGGAATGCTGAAAGAAGATAAAGAGATGGTTAGATTATCCCTTCATTTACTACAACAACGCCATCTTGTTGAGGAATATAAAGTTCCCCTTCCCTGTAAAAGCTGTAATTGTGGATCTTCTTGCGATGAGAAGGATTCTGTCTACTATAAGTGGGTAGGATGA
- the nadN gene encoding NAD nucleotidase: MPMKKFFPLTILAVVVLLASCANDSNNTAPLDIRILHMNDTHSHFESIQQDLTFDEIGTVRAQIGGMAEISTILNELRSERENVLTLHAGDAIMGTTYFTFFNGNAEADVLNAMGFEALSIGNHEFDLGDEFLAELIQKFDFPVISANVVPDKGNVLDGLFSPYIIKEFDGQKIGIIGLTIAQKTKESSSPSDEIQFHEEAKTVQKYVDVLKKKKIKKIIVLAHDTYEKVSAWAPLVTDVDVIVSGDSHTKLGELDSYGLVSEGSYPTVTTSKNGDPVYIVQAWEYGKMLGALDVTFEGDIVTSASGHPYIPVSAELKVDSGNNDDKGNPQFVEVNGDELAKLQETVEASGIFTIVSPDPSIEGIIKGYNDMKGEAEMEVIASVSENLGHNRIPGDGRDGYVLPLGSDIAPIVAKAFYEIDPKADLSIQNGGGVRISIPAGDLTMKEAYELLPFSNTMYEINMTGAEIVQVMEDALSNALDNGSTGSFPYAYGIRYDVDATKDAYSRINNMEILDRKTGVWSPIEMDSFYVVLTNDYIASGKDGYVTFKTVQDERGNGYDTMTDYALSFIKYARELESAGNDLSKLSKEEFPMKSYIPNK, translated from the coding sequence ATGCCAATGAAGAAATTCTTTCCATTGACTATTTTAGCTGTTGTAGTTTTATTAGCCTCTTGTGCTAATGATTCTAATAACACAGCCCCCCTGGATATTCGTATCTTACATATGAATGATACCCATTCCCATTTTGAAAGTATCCAACAGGATCTTACTTTTGATGAGATTGGTACTGTTCGAGCTCAAATAGGAGGAATGGCTGAAATCAGTACCATTCTTAATGAACTACGTTCTGAAAGAGAAAATGTTCTTACGTTACATGCTGGTGATGCCATAATGGGTACAACCTATTTTACTTTTTTTAATGGGAACGCAGAAGCTGATGTTCTTAATGCCATGGGCTTTGAGGCTCTATCGATTGGTAACCATGAGTTTGATTTGGGTGATGAATTTTTAGCAGAGCTAATCCAGAAATTTGATTTTCCAGTCATCAGTGCTAATGTAGTACCTGATAAAGGTAATGTCCTTGATGGATTATTTTCCCCTTATATTATTAAAGAATTTGATGGTCAGAAGATTGGGATTATTGGACTTACTATTGCACAAAAGACTAAAGAATCTTCAAGTCCTAGTGATGAGATACAATTCCATGAAGAAGCAAAAACTGTTCAGAAGTATGTTGATGTTCTTAAGAAAAAGAAGATTAAAAAAATCATTGTACTGGCACATGATACTTATGAAAAGGTAAGTGCTTGGGCTCCTCTTGTCACAGATGTTGATGTTATTGTTTCTGGAGATTCTCACACCAAATTAGGCGAGCTTGATTCTTATGGTCTTGTTTCTGAAGGTTCCTATCCAACAGTAACGACCTCAAAGAATGGTGATCCTGTCTATATCGTTCAAGCTTGGGAATATGGTAAAATGTTAGGAGCTCTTGATGTGACTTTTGAAGGTGACATTGTAACTTCTGCTTCTGGTCATCCTTATATACCAGTCAGTGCTGAATTAAAGGTTGATTCTGGTAATAATGATGATAAAGGGAACCCTCAATTCGTAGAGGTAAATGGTGATGAACTGGCGAAATTACAGGAAACAGTAGAGGCTTCAGGTATATTCACCATTGTATCTCCTGATCCTAGTATTGAAGGTATTATCAAAGGATACAATGATATGAAAGGGGAAGCTGAAATGGAAGTGATAGCTTCAGTTAGTGAGAACCTTGGTCATAATCGTATACCTGGCGATGGACGAGATGGTTATGTCTTACCTTTGGGATCTGATATTGCTCCTATCGTAGCCAAAGCTTTCTATGAGATAGACCCCAAAGCAGATCTGTCCATTCAGAATGGTGGTGGTGTACGGATCAGTATTCCTGCTGGTGATTTAACGATGAAGGAAGCATATGAATTACTACCTTTCTCTAATACTATGTATGAGATAAATATGACCGGTGCCGAAATCGTTCAAGTCATGGAAGATGCTCTATCCAATGCTTTGGATAATGGGTCAACAGGAAGTTTCCCTTATGCTTATGGTATTCGCTATGATGTTGATGCTACTAAGGACGCGTATAGTCGAATCAATAATATGGAAATCTTGGACAGAAAAACTGGCGTTTGGAGTCCTATAGAAATGGACAGCTTTTATGTTGTTTTGACAAATGATTATATCGCAAGTGGTAAAGACGGTTATGTTACATTCAAGACTGTTCAAGATGAACGTGGTAATGGATACGATACTATGACTGATTATGCTTTAAGCTTTATCAAATATGCCAGGGAACTAGAAAGTGCAGGTAATGATTTATCTAAGCTATCCAAGGAGGAGTTCCCTATGAAGTCTTATATTCCTAATAAGTAA
- a CDS encoding helix-turn-helix domain-containing protein, producing the protein MNFERSLFNKGQVDFYISSRRLSASQPKHEHSFYEILYITEGERDFLVGDRIFQAKKGDFIFIGPHVLHTATINNSSECDCLLVYVTEGFLKRTGCTECLEAWGQKDKFHLQLPLKEQEDVGFLLRHTLFEGHHQEWGYSVMMTSFLMRMIIIIGRSYDHNRELKNCQLSPKQEKVARILGYLQQNYQNELNLQMIADKFYLSSPYLSKIFKEVTNYNFVEYLNCLRVSEAKKLLKNKKNKIIDVASEVGFGSITHFGKVFKEVTGHPPRYYRHTP; encoded by the coding sequence ATGAATTTTGAACGCTCCTTATTTAATAAAGGTCAAGTTGATTTCTATATCTCTTCTCGTAGACTTTCTGCTTCCCAACCTAAACATGAGCATAGTTTTTATGAGATTCTTTACATAACAGAAGGAGAAAGGGATTTCTTAGTTGGAGATCGCATTTTTCAGGCTAAGAAGGGAGACTTTATTTTCATTGGACCTCATGTGTTGCATACAGCAACCATTAACAATAGTTCTGAGTGTGATTGTTTGCTCGTATATGTAACAGAAGGGTTTCTGAAAAGGACAGGCTGTACAGAATGTTTAGAAGCTTGGGGGCAAAAGGATAAGTTCCATTTACAGCTGCCTCTCAAGGAGCAGGAAGATGTAGGTTTTCTATTGCGTCATACCCTGTTTGAAGGGCATCATCAGGAATGGGGATATTCTGTTATGATGACATCATTTTTAATGAGGATGATCATTATCATAGGCCGTTCTTATGATCATAATAGGGAATTAAAGAATTGTCAGCTTAGTCCAAAACAGGAGAAGGTCGCTAGAATCCTAGGTTATCTTCAACAGAATTATCAGAATGAATTGAACCTGCAAATGATTGCGGATAAATTTTATCTTAGTTCACCTTACCTGAGTAAAATATTTAAAGAGGTAACAAATTATAATTTTGTGGAGTATTTAAATTGTTTGAGGGTAAGTGAAGCCAAAAAACTACTTAAAAACAAAAAAAATAAAATTATAGATGTAGCCTCAGAGGTAGGTTTTGGAAGTATCACCCATTTTGGTAAAGTTTTTAAAGAAGTGACCGGACATCCTCCTCGATATTACAGACATACTCCATAA